The Terracoccus luteus genome includes a region encoding these proteins:
- a CDS encoding transporter substrate-binding domain-containing protein — translation MPDDLTPTAPHPSPGVVADLAPEGELRASINLGNPVLAQGTPGEPAGVTVDLSRELARRLGVPLRLVCFDAARKSLEALTTGAADVGYLAVDPGRATDVAFSRPYAVIEGVYAVADDSPITAVDQVDREGVRVGVKEGSAYDLHLSRTLTAATIVRGSDGTDVFVAEALDVAAGIRQPVTEFARAHGGVRVLPGRFMQIEQAVGVSVQRDADTVAWVAAVVDELKASGFVADALERSGHPGLAAD, via the coding sequence ATGCCCGACGACTTGACGCCCACCGCCCCCCACCCGTCGCCCGGCGTCGTCGCCGACCTCGCCCCGGAGGGCGAGCTGCGCGCCTCGATCAACCTCGGCAACCCGGTGCTCGCCCAGGGCACGCCGGGCGAGCCGGCCGGGGTGACCGTCGACCTGTCCCGCGAGCTGGCCCGCCGGCTCGGCGTGCCGCTCCGCCTCGTCTGCTTCGACGCCGCGCGGAAGTCGCTCGAGGCCCTGACGACCGGGGCCGCCGACGTCGGCTACCTCGCGGTCGACCCGGGCCGCGCCACCGACGTCGCCTTCAGCCGGCCCTACGCCGTCATCGAGGGTGTCTACGCCGTGGCCGACGACTCACCGATCACGGCGGTGGACCAGGTCGACCGCGAGGGCGTGCGGGTGGGCGTCAAGGAGGGGTCGGCGTACGACCTCCACCTCAGCCGCACCCTGACCGCGGCCACCATCGTGCGCGGGAGCGACGGCACCGACGTGTTCGTCGCCGAGGCGCTCGACGTCGCGGCCGGCATCCGGCAGCCGGTGACGGAGTTCGCGCGGGCGCACGGGGGAGTGCGCGTGCTGCCCGGGCGGTTCATGCAGATCGAGCAGGCCGTCGGCGTGTCGGTGCAGCGCGACGCGGACACGGTCGCGTGGGTCGCCGCCGTCGTCGACGAGCTCAAGGCGTCCGGGTTCGTCGCCGACGCCCTCGAGCGCTCGGGCCACCCGGGCCTCGCGGCCGACTGA
- a CDS encoding MFS transporter: MTDVATGATRAETKEQRSWYWYDWANSAYVTTTATVLMSPYLTSIAEAAACPDLAEGADCTTTLSVLGIPVAPGSLWFYTVTFTTVLSALVLVFVGAVADRSPRPTRLFAAFAWAGALAASLMFFVEGTNWQLGALLVVIAGMALGSSLVVYDSILCRIADENERDRVSSKGWAFGFLGGGLLLALNFALVTLHESVGLTLSMATRISLLSAGLWWAGFTVIPYLGLRHLTGTVATPVERSRGVVGGSLAQLGDTLRELRLYPQTLLFLLAYLFFNDGIQTVIGSSSVYGQEELGFPQGTVLGIFLLVQFVAFFGARLFGRLAARVGAWRTVLGGVWLWTLVVVVAFFTPSRSLALFVVLAVLIGIVLGGTQALSRSLYSQLIPRGREAEFFSLYQAMERGTSWLGTLVFGLVYQFTSSYRWAIVVLVVFFVVGGVLLSRVRMREGIVAAGNPVPRVV, translated from the coding sequence ATGACCGACGTCGCGACGGGCGCCACACGCGCCGAGACGAAGGAGCAGCGATCGTGGTACTGGTACGACTGGGCCAACTCGGCCTACGTCACCACGACCGCGACGGTGCTCATGAGCCCGTACCTCACGTCGATCGCGGAGGCGGCCGCTTGCCCCGACCTCGCTGAGGGCGCGGACTGCACGACGACCCTGTCGGTCCTCGGCATCCCCGTCGCGCCGGGCTCGCTGTGGTTCTACACCGTCACCTTCACGACGGTGCTGTCCGCGCTCGTACTCGTGTTCGTCGGGGCCGTGGCCGACCGCAGCCCGCGACCCACGCGGCTCTTCGCGGCGTTCGCGTGGGCCGGCGCGCTCGCGGCATCCCTCATGTTCTTCGTCGAGGGCACGAACTGGCAGCTCGGGGCGCTGCTCGTCGTCATCGCCGGCATGGCGCTCGGCAGCTCGCTCGTGGTCTACGACTCGATCCTGTGCCGCATCGCCGACGAGAACGAGCGCGACCGCGTCAGCTCGAAGGGCTGGGCGTTCGGCTTCCTCGGCGGTGGGCTGCTGCTCGCGCTCAACTTCGCCCTCGTCACGCTGCACGAGTCGGTCGGGCTCACGCTCAGCATGGCCACCCGCATCAGCCTGCTCTCGGCGGGGCTGTGGTGGGCGGGGTTCACCGTCATCCCCTACCTGGGGCTGCGCCACCTCACCGGAACGGTGGCCACGCCCGTCGAACGCAGCCGCGGCGTCGTCGGCGGGAGTCTCGCCCAGCTGGGCGACACCCTGCGCGAGCTGCGGCTCTACCCGCAGACCCTGCTGTTCCTGCTCGCCTACCTCTTCTTCAACGACGGCATCCAGACCGTCATCGGCAGCTCCAGCGTGTACGGCCAGGAGGAGCTCGGCTTCCCCCAGGGCACCGTGCTCGGCATCTTCCTGCTCGTCCAGTTCGTCGCCTTCTTCGGCGCCCGGCTCTTCGGGCGGCTGGCGGCTCGGGTCGGCGCGTGGCGCACGGTGCTCGGCGGCGTCTGGCTCTGGACGCTCGTGGTCGTCGTCGCCTTCTTCACCCCGTCACGCTCGCTCGCGCTCTTCGTCGTGCTCGCCGTGCTCATCGGCATCGTCCTCGGCGGCACGCAGGCCCTGTCGCGCTCGCTCTACAGCCAGCTCATCCCGCGCGGCCGTGAGGCGGAGTTCTTCAGCCTCTACCAGGCGATGGAGCGCGGCACGAGCTGGCTCGGCACACTCGTCTTCGGACTCGTCTACCAGTTCACGAGCAGCTACCGCTGGGCCATCGTCGTGCTCGTCGTCTTCTTCGTCGTCGGCGGCGTGCTGCTGTCGAGGGTGCGGATGCGCGAGGGCATCGTCGCGGCCGGCAACCCCGTGCCGCGGGTGGTCTGA
- a CDS encoding RNA polymerase-binding protein RbpA has product MADRALRGSNLGSRSMESDENVVPSERQITAYVCPDGHRTELPFSIEAEIPATWECRCGLAAKLQGDHDEPEAKPVKHQRTHWDMLLERRSIPELEELLEERLTLLRESRGEKPRRRKSA; this is encoded by the coding sequence ATGGCCGATCGAGCATTGCGCGGTTCGAACCTCGGTTCCCGCAGCATGGAGTCCGACGAGAACGTCGTTCCGAGCGAGCGTCAGATCACGGCGTACGTGTGTCCTGACGGGCACCGCACCGAGCTGCCGTTCAGCATCGAGGCGGAGATCCCGGCGACGTGGGAGTGCCGCTGCGGCCTGGCCGCCAAGCTGCAGGGTGACCACGACGAGCCCGAGGCCAAGCCCGTCAAGCACCAGCGCACCCACTGGGACATGCTGCTCGAGCGCCGCTCCATCCCCGAGCTCGAAGAGCTGCTCGAGGAGCGGCTGACGCTGCTGCGCGAGTCCCGCGGTGAGAAGCCGCGCCGGCGCAAGAGCGCCTGA
- a CDS encoding FxsA family protein yields the protein MTAGGPFAPRPGDRAARSGLRPTKVAAAGLLLFGVLEILVIILVGRAIGPLWTILLLVATSLLGAWLVRREGSKAFSALRQAVRSGRMPARELADGMLVLVGGVLLSGPGFVSDVLGLLLVLPFTRPVARNLVAAVIARRMVTSTAGFGGPFVTDRGQGVGSGAGTGAGTAPGAGGPQGRARSASSDEVIEGEIIDDEPPR from the coding sequence GTGACCGCGGGCGGGCCCTTCGCGCCCCGTCCCGGCGACCGGGCCGCGCGCTCGGGACTGCGACCCACCAAGGTGGCCGCGGCCGGGCTGCTGCTCTTCGGCGTCCTCGAGATCCTCGTCATCATCCTCGTCGGCCGCGCCATCGGCCCGTTGTGGACGATCCTGCTGCTCGTCGCCACGTCGTTGCTGGGGGCCTGGCTCGTTCGTCGCGAGGGGTCCAAGGCGTTCTCGGCGCTGCGTCAGGCGGTCCGCAGCGGCCGGATGCCGGCCCGTGAGCTCGCCGACGGCATGCTCGTCCTCGTCGGGGGCGTCCTGCTCAGCGGGCCGGGGTTCGTCAGCGACGTCCTGGGCCTGCTGCTCGTGCTGCCCTTCACCCGACCGGTGGCCCGCAACCTCGTCGCGGCCGTCATCGCCCGCCGCATGGTGACCTCGACCGCAGGCTTCGGTGGGCCGTTCGTCACCGACCGGGGCCAAGGGGTCGGCTCCGGTGCCGGCACCGGTGCCGGCACGGCACCCGGAGCGGGTGGGCCGCAGGGCCGGGCCCGCTCGGCCTCGAGCGACGAGGTCATCGAGGGCGAGATCATCGACGACGAGCCGCCGCGCTGA
- a CDS encoding polyprenol monophosphomannose synthase, whose translation MTTARREPVTKVAVLIPTYNERENLPLIVARTRAAAPEVDVLVLDDGSPDGTGEVADALAASDERVHVMHRPAKQGLGRAYLAGFEWAIVRGYDAVVEMDADGSHRPEQLPELIAALADADVSIGARWVRGGRVENWPLHRKVLSVGANVYTKVLLGMRVNDATAGFRAYRATALTDMGLEGVESQGYCFQIDLTMRAVRRGLTVVEVPITFVEREIGVSKMGQDIVREALTNVTRWGVEHRVGQVRDLVRSRRAGSDRRAERAGRVERTAPAERDARAEVAE comes from the coding sequence ATGACGACAGCGAGACGTGAGCCGGTCACGAAGGTGGCCGTGCTCATCCCGACGTACAACGAGCGGGAGAACCTGCCGCTCATCGTGGCCCGCACGCGGGCGGCGGCGCCGGAGGTCGACGTCCTCGTGCTCGACGACGGGTCGCCCGACGGCACGGGCGAGGTCGCGGACGCGCTGGCGGCATCGGACGAGCGCGTGCACGTGATGCACCGCCCGGCCAAGCAGGGCCTCGGCCGCGCCTACCTGGCCGGGTTCGAGTGGGCAATCGTGCGCGGGTACGACGCCGTCGTCGAGATGGATGCCGACGGCTCGCACCGTCCTGAACAGCTGCCCGAGCTCATCGCGGCGCTCGCCGACGCCGACGTGTCGATCGGGGCGCGCTGGGTGCGCGGCGGTCGGGTCGAGAACTGGCCCCTGCACCGCAAGGTCCTCTCGGTCGGGGCCAACGTCTACACGAAGGTGCTGCTCGGGATGCGCGTCAACGACGCCACCGCCGGGTTCCGGGCCTACCGCGCCACCGCCCTGACCGACATGGGGCTCGAGGGCGTGGAGTCGCAGGGCTACTGCTTCCAGATCGACCTCACCATGCGGGCCGTGCGCCGCGGACTGACCGTCGTCGAGGTCCCCATCACCTTCGTCGAGCGTGAGATCGGCGTGTCGAAGATGGGGCAGGACATCGTGCGCGAGGCGTTGACGAACGTCACCCGGTGGGGCGTCGAGCACCGGGTCGGCCAGGTGCGCGACCTCGTGCGGTCGCGTCGCGCCGGGTCCGACCGTCGTGCTGAGCGGGCGGGGCGCGTCGAGCGGACCGCGCCGGCCGAGCGTGACGCGCGGGCCGAGGTGGCGGAGTGA
- the lnt gene encoding apolipoprotein N-acyltransferase: MSSPPQPAPSAPPRSRLLVRLLAASVAGGLLCLAFPTFDVWVAAPVSLALLAWALTAAGFRRGLLLGLVAGLAFFVPTLQWSGIYVGALPWLALSTLEALFLALAGGLYGWLSRRGGVRPFVFAVVWVVTEGFRGRAPYGGFPWLKLAFGQADSPFGRLVALGGPPLVAFVIALTGALLALAAVRVWPALRRGGRPLDRPSGRRPSRAVGSRMAPVAAAVVLSVAGLAVPLPTDGQSAQFVGVQGNVARPGLEFNAERRAVLDNHVAATMGEVARIKDGSVPVPDLVVWPENASDIDPLRNADAKALILQTVAALGRPLIVGGLLEEPPGELSNVSLLFEPGRGNTERYVKRHPVPFAEYIPNRAFWRQFSAEVDLVRSDFVAGRDVGLFDVTGTKGQSVRAGLAICFEVAYDDIMRDTVDAGANVLVVQTNNATFGYTAESPQQLAISRVRAMEFGRSVVHVSTVGQSALITPDGTAHQVTSLFTQAVISGALPLRDQLTVATRVGAAPEWAALAALVVLLGASVARRPRLTKDRDDDSET; this comes from the coding sequence GTGAGCAGTCCGCCCCAGCCCGCGCCGTCGGCCCCTCCGCGAAGCCGGCTCCTCGTCCGGCTCCTCGCGGCCTCCGTCGCCGGTGGGCTGCTCTGCCTCGCCTTCCCGACGTTCGACGTCTGGGTGGCGGCCCCGGTGTCGCTGGCCCTGCTCGCGTGGGCCCTGACCGCGGCGGGCTTCCGGCGTGGGCTGCTGCTCGGGCTCGTCGCGGGCCTCGCCTTCTTCGTGCCGACGCTCCAGTGGTCGGGCATCTACGTCGGCGCGCTGCCGTGGCTCGCCCTCTCGACCCTCGAGGCGCTCTTCCTGGCCCTGGCCGGCGGTCTCTACGGGTGGCTGAGCCGCCGGGGTGGCGTGCGCCCGTTCGTGTTCGCCGTCGTCTGGGTCGTCACCGAGGGGTTCCGGGGCCGAGCCCCGTACGGCGGCTTCCCATGGCTGAAGCTCGCCTTCGGGCAGGCTGACTCGCCGTTCGGGCGCCTCGTCGCCCTCGGCGGGCCACCTCTCGTCGCCTTCGTCATCGCCCTGACGGGCGCCCTGCTCGCGCTCGCCGCCGTCCGGGTCTGGCCCGCGCTGCGACGGGGTGGCCGACCGCTCGACCGGCCGTCCGGGCGGCGCCCGAGCCGGGCCGTCGGCTCCCGGATGGCGCCGGTGGCGGCCGCCGTCGTGCTGTCGGTCGCGGGTCTCGCCGTGCCGCTGCCGACGGACGGGCAGTCCGCACAGTTCGTCGGCGTGCAGGGCAACGTCGCCCGTCCGGGGCTGGAGTTCAACGCGGAGCGGCGCGCGGTGCTCGACAACCACGTCGCCGCGACGATGGGTGAGGTGGCCCGCATCAAGGACGGCTCCGTGCCGGTGCCCGACCTCGTCGTCTGGCCGGAGAACGCCTCCGACATCGACCCGCTGCGCAACGCCGACGCCAAGGCGCTGATCCTGCAGACGGTGGCGGCGCTGGGCCGGCCGCTCATCGTCGGCGGCCTGCTCGAGGAGCCCCCCGGCGAGCTGTCGAACGTGTCCCTCCTCTTCGAGCCGGGGCGTGGCAACACCGAGAGGTACGTGAAACGGCATCCGGTGCCGTTCGCCGAGTACATCCCCAACCGCGCGTTCTGGCGGCAGTTCAGCGCCGAGGTCGACCTCGTGCGCAGCGACTTCGTGGCGGGGCGCGACGTCGGGCTGTTCGACGTGACGGGGACGAAGGGGCAGTCGGTGCGCGCCGGGCTCGCCATCTGCTTCGAGGTCGCCTACGACGACATCATGCGAGACACCGTCGACGCGGGTGCGAACGTCCTCGTCGTGCAGACGAACAACGCGACGTTCGGCTACACGGCGGAGTCGCCCCAGCAGCTGGCGATCAGCCGGGTGCGGGCGATGGAGTTCGGCCGCAGCGTCGTGCACGTCTCGACCGTGGGCCAGAGCGCGCTCATCACGCCCGACGGAACCGCGCACCAGGTCACGTCGTTGTTCACACAGGCGGTGATCAGCGGGGCCCTACCATTGCGGGACCAGCTGACCGTGGCCACGCGTGTCGGCGCCGCCCCCGAGTGGGCGGCCCTCGCGGCGCTCGTGGTGCTGCTGGGGGCGTCGGTGGCGCGCAGACCACGACTGACGAAGGACAGGGATGACGACAGCGAGACGTGA
- the ybaK gene encoding Cys-tRNA(Pro) deacylase, with the protein MARKAASGPTTPATLALERAGVEFTRHPYTHDPAAGGYGLEAAGALGLDPAQVLKTLLVDTGGGLAVAVVPVAGHLDLKATALALGVKAVVMADPAAAERSSGYVVGGISPLGQKRSLPTVIDESAFAHDVVYVSGGRRGFDVGLSPTDLERVTGATRAPVARA; encoded by the coding sequence TTGGCCCGCAAGGCTGCGTCCGGCCCCACGACCCCGGCCACGCTGGCCCTCGAGCGGGCCGGCGTCGAGTTCACCCGGCATCCGTACACCCACGACCCGGCGGCGGGCGGCTACGGGCTCGAGGCGGCGGGGGCGCTCGGCCTCGACCCGGCGCAGGTGCTCAAGACGCTGCTCGTCGACACGGGCGGGGGTCTGGCCGTCGCCGTCGTGCCCGTCGCCGGCCACCTCGACCTCAAGGCCACGGCGCTCGCCCTCGGGGTCAAGGCCGTCGTCATGGCCGACCCGGCTGCCGCCGAGCGCAGCAGCGGCTACGTCGTCGGCGGCATCTCGCCGCTCGGCCAGAAGCGCTCCCTGCCCACGGTGATCGACGAGAGCGCCTTCGCGCACGACGTGGTCTACGTCTCCGGGGGCCGACGGGGCTTCGACGTCGGCCTCTCCCCCACCGACCTCGAGCGGGTCACCGGCGCCACGCGCGCCCCGGTCGCCCGGGCCTGA
- a CDS encoding Lrp/AsnC family transcriptional regulator, whose amino-acid sequence MEDLDRRLVGLLLQDGRMSYTDLGKATGLSTSAVHQRVRRLEERGVITGYAATVSPEALGLPLSALISVTPFDPSDPDDVPQRLAHITEIEDCYSVAGVESYILKVRVAMPGNLEDLLARIRSAANVSTRTTVVLSTPWEGRSASASV is encoded by the coding sequence ATGGAGGATCTCGACCGCCGGCTCGTGGGGCTGCTGCTGCAGGACGGGCGCATGAGCTACACCGACCTCGGCAAGGCGACGGGGCTCTCGACCTCCGCGGTGCACCAGCGGGTGCGGCGGCTCGAGGAGCGCGGTGTCATCACCGGGTACGCGGCCACCGTCTCGCCCGAGGCGCTGGGGTTGCCGCTGAGCGCGCTCATCTCGGTGACGCCGTTCGACCCCAGCGACCCCGACGACGTGCCCCAGCGGCTCGCGCACATCACCGAGATCGAGGACTGCTACTCGGTGGCCGGCGTCGAGAGCTACATCCTCAAGGTGCGCGTGGCGATGCCGGGCAACCTCGAGGACCTGCTGGCCCGCATCCGCTCGGCCGCCAACGTCTCCACGCGCACGACGGTCGTGCTCTCCACGCCGTGGGAGGGCCGCAGCGCCTCGGCCAGCGTCTGA